The following are encoded in a window of Sminthopsis crassicaudata isolate SCR6 chromosome 3, ASM4859323v1, whole genome shotgun sequence genomic DNA:
- the FLT3LG gene encoding fms-related tyrosine kinase 3 ligand isoform X2, which yields MEAGADEGRAPDGMGAAAPASLLLLLLPQVLPDPCSFPDSPISSTFAKTISTLLDFMLWDYPVDVPENLRVDEQCWALWHLALAKETLGRLKLVAGSELQELLEAVYTEINFVGQCVNQSFPGCLRFRKANISHLLLEVSSHLGALQPLITQRNFRPCQQYRCQPEPSLPVSTLPAPSSLGALGGTLGPPRPSSLLLLMLGALPVALLLILAAAWRWKQRRTPPRAPRPAAPQVGLAQPSAGGASQGHRQPLTTREGRGRGPPDSAPQEVPGRLL from the exons GCCTCCCTCCTGCTGCTCCTGCTGCCCCAGGTCCTGCCAGATCCCTGCTCCTTCCCAGACAGCCCCATCAGCTCCACCTTCGCCAAGACCATCAGCACCTTG TTGGACTTCATGCTCTGGGATTACCCAGTCGATGTCCCAGAGAATCTGCGGGTG GATGAGCAGTGCTGGGCCCTGTGGCACTTGGCCTTGGCGAAGGAAACCCTGGGCCGCCTGAAGCTGGTGGCCGGCAGCGAGCTGCAGGAGCTCCTGGAAGCCGTGTACACCGAGATCAACTTTGTGGGTCAATGTGTCAACCAG TCCTTTCCCGGCTGTCTCCGTTTCCGAAAAGCCAACATCTCTCACCTCCTGCTGGAGGTCTCCAGCCACCTGGGGGCCCTGCAGCCCCTCATCACGCAGCGGAACTTCCGGCCGTGCCAGCAGTATCGCTGCCAGCCAG agccctccctccctgtctccacGCTCCCCGCCCCCAGCAGCCTCGGGGCCCTGGGGGGCACGCTGGGACCCCCCAGGCCCTCCAGCTTGCTTCTGCTGATGCTGGGGGCGCTGCCAGTGGCCCTGCTGCTGATCCTCGCGGCAGCCTGGAGATGGAAGCAGAGGAGGACACCGCCGAGGGCCCCCAGGCCCGCAGCCCCCCAGGTGGGCTTGGCTCAGCCCAGCGCGGGTGGGGCCTCCCAGGGGCACCGGCAGCCGCTGACGACACGCGAGGGGCGTGGCCGGGGGCCCCCGGACTCCGCTCCCCAGGAGGTGCCGGGGAGGCTGCTGTGA
- the RPL13A gene encoding large ribosomal subunit protein uL13: MADGQVLVIDGRGHLLGRLAAIVAKQVLLGRKVVVVRCEGINISGNFYRNKLKYLAFLRKRMNTNPSRGPYHFRAPSRIFWRTVRGMLPHKTKRGQAALERLKVFDGIPPPYDKRKRMVVPAALKVVRLKPTRKFAYLGRLAHEVGWKYQAVTATLEEKRKEKAKIHYRKKKKLTKLRKQAEKNVEGKIHKYTKVLKKHGLLV, encoded by the exons ATGGCGGACGGGCAG GTCCTGGTGATCGACGGGCGGGGCCACCTCCTGGGCCGCTTGGCGGCCATCGTGGCCAAGCAAGTCCTCCTGG GCCGCAAGGTGGTGGTGGTTCGCTGCGAAGGCATCAACATCTCCGGGAACTTCTACCGGAACAAGC TGAAGTACCTGGCCTTCCTCCGCAAGCGCATGAACACAAACCCCTCCCGAGGACCTTACCACTTCCGAGCCCCCAGCCGGATCTTCTGGCGGACCGTGCGAG GCATGCTTCCCCACAAGACCAAGCGAGGCCAGGCTGCCTTGGAGCGCCTCAAGGTGTTTGACGGCATCCCCCCACCCTACGACAAG CGGAAGCGCATGGTGGTCCCAGCTGCTCTCAAAGTGGTCAGACTGAAGCCAACCAGAAAG TTCGCATACCTGGGGCGCCTGGCCCATGAGGTTGGCTGGAAATATCAGGCTGTGACTGCTACattggaagagaagaggaaagagaaagccaAGATTcattacagaaagaaaaagaagcttaCG AAACTACGCAAACAGGCAGAGAAGAACGTGGAAGGCAAGATCCACAAATACACAAAGGTGCTGAAGAAGCACGGGCTGCTGGTGTGA
- the RPS11 gene encoding small ribosomal subunit protein uS17 — translation MADIQTERAYQKQPTIFQNKKRVLLGDTAKEKLPRYYKNIGLGFKTPKEAIEGTYIDKKCPFTGNVSIRGRILSGVVTKMKMQRTIVIRRDYLHYIRKYNRFEKRHKNMSVHLSPCFRDVQIGDIVTVGECRPLSKTVRFNVLKVTKAAGTKKQFQKF, via the exons ATGGCGGACATCCAG ACCGAGCGTGCCTACCAGAAGCAGCCCACCATCTTCCAGAACAAGAAGCGGGTGCTGCTCGGGGACACGGCCAAGGAGAAGCTGCCCAGGTACTACAAGAACATCGGCCTGGGCTTCAAGACCCCCAAGGAG GCCATCGAGGGCACCTACATTGACAAGAAGTGCCCCTTCACCGGCAACGTCTCCATCCGCGGCCGCATCTTGTCTG GTGTGGTGACCAAGATGAAGATGCAGAGGACCATCGTCATCCGCCGGGACTACCTGCATTACATCCGCAAGTACAACCGCTTCGAGAAGCGCCACAAGAACATGTCCGTGCACCTGTCGCCCTGCTTCAG AGACGTCCAGATCGGAGACATCGTGACTGTGGGCGAGTGCAGGCCCCTCAGCAAGACCGTGAGGTTCAACGTGCTGAAGGTCACCAAGGCAGCCGGGACCAAGAAGCAGTTCCAGAAGTTCTGA
- the FLT3LG gene encoding fms-related tyrosine kinase 3 ligand isoform X4: MTGPAPAWPLTASLLLLLLPQVLPDPCSFPDSPISSTFAKTISTLLDFMLWDYPVDVPENLRVDEQCWALWHLALAKETLGRLKLVAGSELQELLEAVYTEINFVGQCVNQSFPGCLRFRKANISHLLLEVSSHLGALQPLITQRNFRPCQQYRCQPEPSLPVSTLPAPSSLGALGGTLGPPRPSSLLLLMLGALPVALLLILAAAWRWKQRRTPPRAPRPAAPQVGLAQPSAGGASQGHRQPLTTREGRGRGPPDSAPQEVPGRLL; encoded by the exons GCCTCCCTCCTGCTGCTCCTGCTGCCCCAGGTCCTGCCAGATCCCTGCTCCTTCCCAGACAGCCCCATCAGCTCCACCTTCGCCAAGACCATCAGCACCTTG TTGGACTTCATGCTCTGGGATTACCCAGTCGATGTCCCAGAGAATCTGCGGGTG GATGAGCAGTGCTGGGCCCTGTGGCACTTGGCCTTGGCGAAGGAAACCCTGGGCCGCCTGAAGCTGGTGGCCGGCAGCGAGCTGCAGGAGCTCCTGGAAGCCGTGTACACCGAGATCAACTTTGTGGGTCAATGTGTCAACCAG TCCTTTCCCGGCTGTCTCCGTTTCCGAAAAGCCAACATCTCTCACCTCCTGCTGGAGGTCTCCAGCCACCTGGGGGCCCTGCAGCCCCTCATCACGCAGCGGAACTTCCGGCCGTGCCAGCAGTATCGCTGCCAGCCAG agccctccctccctgtctccacGCTCCCCGCCCCCAGCAGCCTCGGGGCCCTGGGGGGCACGCTGGGACCCCCCAGGCCCTCCAGCTTGCTTCTGCTGATGCTGGGGGCGCTGCCAGTGGCCCTGCTGCTGATCCTCGCGGCAGCCTGGAGATGGAAGCAGAGGAGGACACCGCCGAGGGCCCCCAGGCCCGCAGCCCCCCAGGTGGGCTTGGCTCAGCCCAGCGCGGGTGGGGCCTCCCAGGGGCACCGGCAGCCGCTGACGACACGCGAGGGGCGTGGCCGGGGGCCCCCGGACTCCGCTCCCCAGGAGGTGCCGGGGAGGCTGCTGTGA
- the FLT3LG gene encoding fms-related tyrosine kinase 3 ligand isoform X3, producing MGRQRRQARGARASLLLLLLPQVLPDPCSFPDSPISSTFAKTISTLLDFMLWDYPVDVPENLRVDEQCWALWHLALAKETLGRLKLVAGSELQELLEAVYTEINFVGQCVNQSFPGCLRFRKANISHLLLEVSSHLGALQPLITQRNFRPCQQYRCQPEPSLPVSTLPAPSSLGALGGTLGPPRPSSLLLLMLGALPVALLLILAAAWRWKQRRTPPRAPRPAAPQVGLAQPSAGGASQGHRQPLTTREGRGRGPPDSAPQEVPGRLL from the exons GCCTCCCTCCTGCTGCTCCTGCTGCCCCAGGTCCTGCCAGATCCCTGCTCCTTCCCAGACAGCCCCATCAGCTCCACCTTCGCCAAGACCATCAGCACCTTG TTGGACTTCATGCTCTGGGATTACCCAGTCGATGTCCCAGAGAATCTGCGGGTG GATGAGCAGTGCTGGGCCCTGTGGCACTTGGCCTTGGCGAAGGAAACCCTGGGCCGCCTGAAGCTGGTGGCCGGCAGCGAGCTGCAGGAGCTCCTGGAAGCCGTGTACACCGAGATCAACTTTGTGGGTCAATGTGTCAACCAG TCCTTTCCCGGCTGTCTCCGTTTCCGAAAAGCCAACATCTCTCACCTCCTGCTGGAGGTCTCCAGCCACCTGGGGGCCCTGCAGCCCCTCATCACGCAGCGGAACTTCCGGCCGTGCCAGCAGTATCGCTGCCAGCCAG agccctccctccctgtctccacGCTCCCCGCCCCCAGCAGCCTCGGGGCCCTGGGGGGCACGCTGGGACCCCCCAGGCCCTCCAGCTTGCTTCTGCTGATGCTGGGGGCGCTGCCAGTGGCCCTGCTGCTGATCCTCGCGGCAGCCTGGAGATGGAAGCAGAGGAGGACACCGCCGAGGGCCCCCAGGCCCGCAGCCCCCCAGGTGGGCTTGGCTCAGCCCAGCGCGGGTGGGGCCTCCCAGGGGCACCGGCAGCCGCTGACGACACGCGAGGGGCGTGGCCGGGGGCCCCCGGACTCCGCTCCCCAGGAGGTGCCGGGGAGGCTGCTGTGA
- the FLT3LG gene encoding fms-related tyrosine kinase 3 ligand isoform X1 encodes MPFTFDLRCLGPDVPQAFPAWTGTLASLLLLLLPQVLPDPCSFPDSPISSTFAKTISTLLDFMLWDYPVDVPENLRVDEQCWALWHLALAKETLGRLKLVAGSELQELLEAVYTEINFVGQCVNQSFPGCLRFRKANISHLLLEVSSHLGALQPLITQRNFRPCQQYRCQPEPSLPVSTLPAPSSLGALGGTLGPPRPSSLLLLMLGALPVALLLILAAAWRWKQRRTPPRAPRPAAPQVGLAQPSAGGASQGHRQPLTTREGRGRGPPDSAPQEVPGRLL; translated from the exons GCCTCCCTCCTGCTGCTCCTGCTGCCCCAGGTCCTGCCAGATCCCTGCTCCTTCCCAGACAGCCCCATCAGCTCCACCTTCGCCAAGACCATCAGCACCTTG TTGGACTTCATGCTCTGGGATTACCCAGTCGATGTCCCAGAGAATCTGCGGGTG GATGAGCAGTGCTGGGCCCTGTGGCACTTGGCCTTGGCGAAGGAAACCCTGGGCCGCCTGAAGCTGGTGGCCGGCAGCGAGCTGCAGGAGCTCCTGGAAGCCGTGTACACCGAGATCAACTTTGTGGGTCAATGTGTCAACCAG TCCTTTCCCGGCTGTCTCCGTTTCCGAAAAGCCAACATCTCTCACCTCCTGCTGGAGGTCTCCAGCCACCTGGGGGCCCTGCAGCCCCTCATCACGCAGCGGAACTTCCGGCCGTGCCAGCAGTATCGCTGCCAGCCAG agccctccctccctgtctccacGCTCCCCGCCCCCAGCAGCCTCGGGGCCCTGGGGGGCACGCTGGGACCCCCCAGGCCCTCCAGCTTGCTTCTGCTGATGCTGGGGGCGCTGCCAGTGGCCCTGCTGCTGATCCTCGCGGCAGCCTGGAGATGGAAGCAGAGGAGGACACCGCCGAGGGCCCCCAGGCCCGCAGCCCCCCAGGTGGGCTTGGCTCAGCCCAGCGCGGGTGGGGCCTCCCAGGGGCACCGGCAGCCGCTGACGACACGCGAGGGGCGTGGCCGGGGGCCCCCGGACTCCGCTCCCCAGGAGGTGCCGGGGAGGCTGCTGTGA